One genomic segment of Vicingaceae bacterium includes these proteins:
- a CDS encoding DUF4837 domain-containing protein, whose translation MVFRFLFLTLIVFYFFTGCDQSRNQVLPKSTGKPLEMIVVADSVVWFSGLNDAVESVFLAEHPGLPQREPLFSLYFIDKRHFEQIFKTTRSILYLEIDPSLKKPKFALQHDVWAKPQLVVNIFAPNVSDLIKILNKNQSKLAFMFRDFEVNLQIEELKERNNVKIYKKIKRQWGHSPLIPIAFLEATAKKDFFWFRRDRMVGDHEILDGFFYYKTPYLANSDWHLKSIIQKRDSVLNLYVHGRLPNSFMATEKLYIPDTFEYKKGPFYVKEIRGLWRMINETMGGPFIMQVYLDTAANELYYVDAYLYAPYFDKRKFVLELEAVTKSMDAVEINLAD comes from the coding sequence ATGGTTTTTCGTTTTTTGTTTTTAACTTTGATTGTTTTTTATTTTTTCACGGGTTGTGATCAAAGCCGCAATCAAGTTTTGCCTAAATCTACCGGCAAACCTTTGGAAATGATTGTTGTGGCTGATTCTGTTGTGTGGTTTTCCGGGTTAAACGATGCTGTTGAGTCGGTTTTTCTTGCCGAACATCCGGGATTGCCTCAACGTGAACCTTTGTTTTCTTTATATTTTATTGATAAGCGTCATTTCGAACAGATCTTCAAAACCACCCGTAGCATTCTTTATTTAGAGATCGACCCTTCTTTGAAAAAACCAAAATTTGCCCTACAACATGATGTTTGGGCTAAGCCACAATTGGTGGTCAATATCTTTGCTCCAAATGTGAGTGATTTGATCAAAATTTTAAATAAGAATCAATCAAAACTTGCTTTTATGTTTCGTGATTTTGAGGTAAATCTTCAAATTGAGGAATTAAAAGAACGCAACAATGTCAAAATCTATAAAAAGATTAAAAGACAATGGGGGCATAGCCCTTTAATTCCTATTGCCTTTTTGGAAGCAACAGCGAAAAAAGATTTTTTTTGGTTCAGACGAGACAGAATGGTGGGCGATCACGAAATTTTAGACGGATTTTTTTATTACAAAACACCTTACCTGGCAAACTCCGATTGGCATTTGAAAAGTATTATCCAGAAAAGAGACAGTGTGTTAAACTTGTATGTGCATGGACGCCTGCCTAATTCTTTTATGGCCACAGAGAAATTATATATACCCGACACATTTGAGTATAAAAAAGGTCCATTTTATGTTAAAGAAATCAGGGGGTTGTGGAGAATGATCAACGAAACCATGGGAGGACCTTTTATTATGCAAGTTTACCTTGACACTGCTGCAAACGAATTGTATTATGTGGATGCGTATTTGTATGCGCCCTATTTCGATAAACGGAAATTTGTTTTGGAGTTGGAAGCAGTCACAAAATCTATGGATGCAGTGGAAATTAACCTCGCAGATTAA
- the dxs gene encoding 1-deoxy-D-xylulose-5-phosphate synthase: MSNQPYKAGPLLSTINSPADLKKLPKEKLPQLADELRQFIIDVVSEKGGHFGASLGTVEMTIALHYVFDTPRDLIVWDVGHQAYGHKIITGRRDVFHTNRLYKGISGFPKRSESPYDTFGVGHSSTSISAALGMAIASKLKNEEKQVVAVIGDGALTGGMAFEALNHAGAEKANMLVVLNDNCMSIDPNVGALKEYLTDLTTSKAYNKIKDEVWSLLGKISQFGPDARSIVQKIENTFKSVILEKSNLFEALQFRYFGPTDGHDLLHLVELFEHLKTIPGPKILHCLTKKGKGYKPAEEGNPTVWHAPGIFDKNTGEIIKPKKRAPTPPKYQDVFGHTLVELASKNEKIVGITPAMPSGSSMNIMMEKFPNRAFDVGIAEQHAVTFSAGLATQGLVPFCNIYSSFMQRAYDQVIHDVALQKLHVVFCLDRAGLVGADGPTHHGAFDIAYFRCIPNMIVCAPMNEEELRDMMYTAQLEKNAGPWAIRYPRGEGVMPNWKTPLKEISVGKGVRIKNGEDLAILSIGHIGNLAMEAIRELESEYHWSIALYNMRFVKPIDELMLHEIFGKYKHIITVEDGCLMGGFGSAVLEFAADQGYKNSSIVRLGIPDRFIEHGTQQELYRECGYDKNSIKSTVIKLMQTQNKQVNLRG; the protein is encoded by the coding sequence ATGTCGAATCAACCATATAAAGCCGGCCCATTATTGTCGACTATCAATAGTCCGGCGGATTTAAAGAAACTTCCAAAGGAAAAATTGCCACAACTGGCTGACGAACTCCGTCAATTTATCATTGATGTCGTGTCGGAAAAGGGAGGGCATTTTGGAGCCAGCTTGGGTACGGTAGAGATGACTATAGCCCTGCATTATGTTTTTGATACACCCCGGGATTTGATCGTTTGGGATGTAGGCCACCAAGCCTATGGACATAAAATCATTACCGGCAGACGCGATGTATTTCATACCAACCGCCTTTATAAAGGCATCAGTGGTTTTCCAAAACGGAGCGAAAGTCCTTACGATACCTTCGGTGTAGGTCATAGTTCCACATCTATTTCAGCAGCATTGGGAATGGCTATAGCTTCAAAACTCAAAAATGAAGAGAAACAGGTTGTGGCAGTGATTGGTGACGGAGCCCTTACCGGGGGTATGGCTTTTGAAGCGCTCAACCACGCCGGTGCCGAAAAAGCCAACATGCTGGTTGTGCTTAATGATAACTGTATGTCTATCGACCCTAATGTAGGGGCACTGAAAGAATACCTTACCGATCTCACCACATCCAAAGCCTACAATAAAATTAAAGACGAAGTATGGAGTTTGTTGGGCAAGATATCCCAATTTGGACCCGACGCGCGTTCTATTGTACAAAAAATTGAAAATACATTTAAATCTGTTATTCTCGAAAAATCCAATCTTTTCGAAGCCCTGCAATTTCGTTATTTTGGTCCCACCGATGGCCATGACTTATTGCATTTGGTGGAATTGTTTGAACATCTTAAAACCATACCCGGACCCAAAATATTGCACTGCCTTACCAAAAAAGGCAAAGGGTATAAACCCGCTGAAGAAGGCAACCCGACCGTATGGCACGCTCCGGGAATATTTGATAAAAATACCGGAGAAATCATTAAACCGAAAAAACGAGCCCCTACTCCACCCAAATATCAAGATGTCTTTGGTCATACTTTGGTTGAATTGGCATCGAAAAACGAAAAAATCGTTGGGATCACTCCGGCCATGCCTTCGGGTTCTTCCATGAATATTATGATGGAGAAGTTTCCCAATCGTGCCTTTGATGTAGGCATCGCCGAGCAACACGCCGTAACATTCTCTGCCGGCCTGGCAACCCAAGGGCTTGTGCCATTTTGCAACATTTATTCGTCTTTTATGCAACGGGCATATGATCAAGTAATCCATGACGTAGCCCTGCAAAAACTTCATGTGGTGTTTTGCCTCGACAGAGCAGGTTTGGTTGGCGCCGATGGGCCTACACATCACGGGGCATTCGATATAGCTTATTTTCGCTGTATTCCCAATATGATTGTATGTGCTCCTATGAATGAAGAAGAATTGAGGGATATGATGTACACAGCCCAATTGGAAAAAAATGCCGGTCCTTGGGCCATTCGTTATCCCAGAGGCGAAGGCGTAATGCCCAATTGGAAAACACCTTTAAAAGAAATTTCGGTTGGTAAAGGAGTCAGAATAAAAAATGGCGAAGACCTTGCCATTCTTTCTATCGGCCACATAGGCAACCTGGCAATGGAAGCTATTCGGGAATTGGAATCGGAATATCACTGGTCTATTGCACTATACAATATGCGCTTCGTAAAACCCATTGACGAGCTCATGTTGCACGAAATATTTGGAAAATACAAACACATAATTACCGTAGAAGACGGTTGTCTGATGGGAGGGTTTGGAAGTGCCGTTCTCGAATTTGCCGCCGATCAAGGGTATAAAAACTCCTCTATTGTAAGGCTCGGTATACCGGATAGGTTTATAGAACACGGTACACAACAAGAACTCTACCGTGAATGCGGTTACGACAAAAACAGCATCAAATCAACGGTGATTAAACTGATGCAAACCCAAAACAAACAAGTTAATCTGCGAGGTTAA
- a CDS encoding methyltransferase type 11 yields the protein MKYDPIKKTLGDFFNKSPFLRKLFYRLLDLLLLRAWHIHRELKKWKKNKGNDIHILDAGAGFGQYTYYLSNMNPYWSILAVDVKKDQVSDNNKFFQRIGKDNVKFKIADLTQFRTNECFDLILCVDVMEHIEDDVKVFENFYHSLKAGGMLLISTPSDQGGSDVHDENDTSFIEEHVRNGYNADEIKTKLKNAGFSKVSVRYSYGVPGKISWKLSMKYPILLLGKSKLFFVLIPFYYLLVYPFCFILNYLDVHMAHKTGTGLIVKAWK from the coding sequence ATGAAATACGATCCCATAAAAAAAACTCTCGGCGATTTTTTTAATAAGAGTCCCTTTTTGAGAAAACTTTTTTACCGTTTGTTGGACCTTCTGCTTTTAAGAGCATGGCATATTCATCGGGAACTCAAAAAATGGAAGAAAAACAAAGGCAATGATATTCATATATTGGACGCAGGCGCCGGTTTTGGACAATATACATACTACTTGAGCAACATGAATCCCTATTGGAGTATTCTGGCTGTGGATGTGAAAAAAGACCAGGTGTCTGACAACAATAAATTTTTTCAAAGAATAGGAAAAGACAATGTAAAATTTAAAATCGCCGATCTGACTCAATTTCGCACCAATGAATGTTTTGATTTGATTTTGTGTGTGGATGTTATGGAACATATAGAAGACGATGTGAAAGTTTTTGAAAACTTTTATCATTCTCTCAAAGCGGGAGGAATGTTGCTTATTTCCACTCCTAGCGATCAAGGCGGATCGGATGTACATGACGAAAATGACACTTCATTTATAGAAGAACATGTGAGAAATGGCTATAATGCCGATGAAATAAAAACAAAACTCAAAAATGCAGGATTCAGCAAAGTTTCAGTCCGGTATTCATACGGTGTCCCCGGCAAAATTTCATGGAAACTTTCCATGAAATATCCAATTTTGTTACTTGGTAAAAGCAAGTTGTTTTTTGTTTTGATTCCATTTTATTATTTGTTGGTTTATCCTTTTTGCTTCATATTAAATTATCTGGATGTACACATGGCACATAAGACAGGAACCGGATTAATTGTAAAGGCCTGGAAATAA